The genomic segment TCAAAATGGCTTGACGACCCTGATGGGCGAGCTGGAGTTGCCCGCGGGCAAATATACTCAGTTGCGCCTGTCGGTATCTGACGGTGTCGTGGTGAGCGAGGACGAAGAATACGATGTGTTTGTGCCCAGCGGGTCGGTGAGGGTTAACCGCCCGTTTGACCTGTGCGCTGGCGGCGAAACGGATTTAGTGTTTGATTTTGATGCCCTTAAATCTCTGCGCTATAACAAGGGCAAAGACGAATTTATGCTGCGTCCGGTGGTTAAAATTGACAGTGTTGAGTCGGACTGCCCAACGGAGATTGTCGACGACCAAGAGGGTGATTCCGAAACCGTGGAAACCTATTCCGGTCCTACAGGCTGGCTGTCTTTTGTCGTGCCTGCTGTAGAGACGGAATTGTTCGATTCTCTGGTCACCACTGTCGATGACATTCGTGTGCACGACCAGGGAATAGGGCAGGTAAGTGTGCTAGCTGAGGCCTACGATATCGACTTACTGGAGGCGGAGCGTCAGCTGGAGGACGGCGAGACGGGGGAAGTGATGCAAACCATGATGATCCCTCCTTTTGAGGTACCTGCCGGTGATTTGGATCAGGTGCGATTGATGCTGCAGCCGATTGTGGCTACCGATGCAGAGGGTCGCAGTATCAGCTTTGCATTGCCCGAGGCCGCTGATTTAGAAGAAGACGGGCTAAAGTTTTTTGACCAGATTGAGGTGTGTGAAGATGCTTTAACCGTTGTTCGCTGGGAGTACGCCTTTGATGCCTCTGTCATCGACTTTGAAGTGACCGACTCAGAGGTTAAGCTGCATCCGGTGGTTCAGGGCGTTAACCTGGTCGAGGAGTGTGTCGCCTACACGCCCCCGGTTGACGAGGCGGATGATTCTGAAGGTGGTGAAGAGTTGGACGAAAGTGAGGGCTCAAGCGAATCGGGCGGCGATAACGGATAACCTGCTATATCAGAGCAATAAAAAACCCGCCGCGGCGGGTTTTTTATTGGGTACAATTGAGGGCTCAAACAGTTAAAAAGGAGAAAGCCGTGCGTCAACTTTTAGCTTTAGGATTGAGTTTAATCTCATTGTCGGTAATTGCTAGCGGTAAGCTCGGCGCTCCCGCCTGGGAAATTCAGGGCTTGCGTACTCCCGAGTCTGTGCTGGTGTGGCGCAGCGAGGCTGGTAAACAGTTGCTGGTGTCGGAAATTGAAGGCGACTCTACCGCAGCGGACGGCCAGGGTGGTATTGCCCTGCTAAGTACCGATGGCGAGATCATAGACCAGAATTTTATTCGCGGCTTGAACGCGCCCAAGGGTATGGCGGTGGTGGGCTCCACCCTTTATGTGGCCGATATTACCGAGTTGGTTGCGATTGACTTAAACAAGCGAGAGAAAATTGCCTCTTACCCGGTCGAGGGCGCGGTATTTTTAAATGATGTGGCGGCTGATGCCGCGGGTGTGGTGTATGTGTCGGACACACGCACGGGCAAGGTACATGTGCTGCGTGACGGAGTTATGCAGACATTCCTGCCTGATGTGCCCAACGCCAATGGCCTGCTGGTGGAGGGCGATGCCTTGCTGATCGGTGCGGGTGATACGCTTTATCGAGCTCGCGACGGCGCGCTTGAGGTGGTCGCCAAGGGGTTTGCAGAAAAAGCCGACGGGGTTGAACCCCTGGCCGAGGGGGGCTACCTGGTTTCTTGCTGGGCCGGGCTTGTCTACCGTGTGGGCGGCGATGGCACCTTAACGCTGCTGCGCGACACTCGTGAGCCGCAGGTCAATACCGCCGATATTGGCTACGACCGGGAAACCAACAGGCTGTATATTCCTACCTTTTTATCTAATGGTGTGCAGGCCTACAGCCTGTAACTCAATTCTACTCAGGTGCCTGAAGAGGGCACCTGGTTGCTCCCGAAGGCGTAAGCGAGTCTGATTGCGACTGACAAAAAGTACCAAGATGATAAAAATAATATGAAAAATATTAACCTTCTTTGCTTTTCTAATTGTAAGCCCATGAAATTAAAAGAAAAATATTTTTTGTCGCGGTAGGAAATATTTTTATGTAGTACTTGACAACGTTGTCTTATCGGCCTAAAGTGAGAGTCATTGACAACGTTGTCCTATGGTGCAGCTTGTCAGTTTCTGGGCCGCTTAGCGGCTGCAGTCGAATTTAGTCTCGGGTCATTATTATGGGCATTTTAATGCCCCGGGCTGAATCGCGGTGCCAGGGATCGCATCGTGTGATACGCAGGGACTGTAAGTATCATCTATCATGGCTCTCCTTGTGGTTGGTGCCAGTTGGCACCAACCACCTTTTTTAAGAGCAGCTTGCGCTATAAAATCAAATATAAATCCCTATGGCACCTTGCGGTAGGGCGGGTCTCAAGCGAGGCCACAGTGAAAATAAACGAGGGTAAACATGGGCAGACAGCCTGGCATCAGCGACACTCTGTACTTAGGTATTGATGGCGGCGGCACTAAGTGTAGAGCGGTACTGGTTGATGAAAACAACCAGGTGCTGGGCGTTGGCAATGGTGGCCCCTCCAATCCTTATCACGGCGTTGCCCGTGCGCTTGAATCCATCGTCAATGCCAGTGATAACGCGCTGCGTAACGCCGGCTTAACCCCGGCGGACAAATCGCGTGTGGTGGCGGGCCTGGGTTTGGCCGGGGTGAATTTGCCGAGCTTGTTCAAAATCGTGGATCAGTGGGAGCATCCCTACAAGGCACAGTATCTGACCACCGATTTGCATATCGCCTGTATTGCCGCCCATGAGCAGGACAATGGCGCCGTTATTGTCTCCGGCACGGGCTCTTGTGGTTTTGCTCACGTGGATGGCAAATCTCTTACCTTGGGTGCACACGGTTTTCCTTGCGGAGATGTAGGCAGTGGTGCATGGATGGGGTTGGAGTGTATTAAGGCTGTCTTGTTGGACTCCGATGGCTTGGGGCCGCAAACCGCATTGACCGAGCTGGTAGCTGAGCAGCTGCAAGCGCGCGGCATTATGATTGTCGAGCGCTTAAACGGGGCCAAATCCAGTGATTACGCCAAAATGGCGCCGCTGGTTTTTGCCGCAGCCGAAGACGGCGATGAAGTAGCGCTCGCTATTGTGCACGCCGGCGCTGATTATCTGACCCAGGTGGCGCGCAAGCTATGGGAGTTGAACCCACCGCGCATGGCTATGCTGGGTGGCGTTTCTACCCGAATTGTCGATTGGATGGAGGCGGACATTGCCTCGCGCATGTCAAAAGCTCTGAATCAACCCGAATTTGGCGCAGTACATTTCGCCCGCAGCAGTTACGCCAGCGAAGTGGTTGCTGTCGCGCAGTAAACAACTCTACCGTCAGACAGGGCCGTCGCATAATAATCTTTACAAGAGGCGAAGATGGCAAAACAGCGTTACATTGCGCTTGACGCAATGCGTGGGCTGACTCTGGCCCTGATGATTCTGGTAAACACTCCCGGCTCCTGGTCGTATGTATACGCGCCTCTTTTGCACGCCGATTGGCATGGCGCAACCTTTACTGATTATATCTTTCCGTTTTTCTTGTTTATTGTCGGCTCGGCCATGTTCTTCTCTAACCGCTCGCAGCAGGCGGTGGCGAAATCGGTGCGTGCCCGCAAAATTTTTAAGCGCACTGCGCTGATGTTTTTAATCGGGTTGCTGCTTAATGCTTACCCCTTTACCGGGGCGTTGGATGAGCTGCGTATTCTCGGCGTGTTACAGCGTATTGCGCTGGCCTATTGCGCCGCCGCGTTTATTGTCTGGCTGCCCGGTGTTTGGCGCCTGGCGGTAGGTGTGGTGTTACTGGTGGGCTAT from the Gilvimarinus sp. DA14 genome contains:
- a CDS encoding DUF4382 domain-containing protein codes for the protein MNRSLFALIISSAAVLTACGGSSSGDSSATAGSVTAPQDSGVTATDGLDAPDTQAVLVPEAGESVSNDMTQLRIHLTDAPNPAIESAVVTIDSISVHTTGEAPFNVLSEPRTLDLLDYQNGLTTLMGELELPAGKYTQLRLSVSDGVVVSEDEEYDVFVPSGSVRVNRPFDLCAGGETDLVFDFDALKSLRYNKGKDEFMLRPVVKIDSVESDCPTEIVDDQEGDSETVETYSGPTGWLSFVVPAVETELFDSLVTTVDDIRVHDQGIGQVSVLAEAYDIDLLEAERQLEDGETGEVMQTMMIPPFEVPAGDLDQVRLMLQPIVATDAEGRSISFALPEAADLEEDGLKFFDQIEVCEDALTVVRWEYAFDASVIDFEVTDSEVKLHPVVQGVNLVEECVAYTPPVDEADDSEGGEELDESEGSSESGGDNG
- a CDS encoding SMP-30/gluconolactonase/LRE family protein — protein: MRQLLALGLSLISLSVIASGKLGAPAWEIQGLRTPESVLVWRSEAGKQLLVSEIEGDSTAADGQGGIALLSTDGEIIDQNFIRGLNAPKGMAVVGSTLYVADITELVAIDLNKREKIASYPVEGAVFLNDVAADAAGVVYVSDTRTGKVHVLRDGVMQTFLPDVPNANGLLVEGDALLIGAGDTLYRARDGALEVVAKGFAEKADGVEPLAEGGYLVSCWAGLVYRVGGDGTLTLLRDTREPQVNTADIGYDRETNRLYIPTFLSNGVQAYSL
- the nagK gene encoding N-acetylglucosamine kinase, with product MGRQPGISDTLYLGIDGGGTKCRAVLVDENNQVLGVGNGGPSNPYHGVARALESIVNASDNALRNAGLTPADKSRVVAGLGLAGVNLPSLFKIVDQWEHPYKAQYLTTDLHIACIAAHEQDNGAVIVSGTGSCGFAHVDGKSLTLGAHGFPCGDVGSGAWMGLECIKAVLLDSDGLGPQTALTELVAEQLQARGIMIVERLNGAKSSDYAKMAPLVFAAAEDGDEVALAIVHAGADYLTQVARKLWELNPPRMAMLGGVSTRIVDWMEADIASRMSKALNQPEFGAVHFARSSYASEVVAVAQ